The DNA window TCCCCTTGctccactatgacccaaccaattgaatgatttcctcaatttggtccttggcagctctAACTTTCCaacttttcattgcttgtttgattcaattaaccaccatgctttgtttaaattgctagttcatgattttaagagctttatgacccAGTGAGTCtgtatttgcatattttctttaattttttccaataaattggtaccttgaccatttcttttattttggaagGTAAATTAGCAATTTCACTTCGTTAGAGCATCTAcacaagggaggtataacttcttttatcttttttgtctctcccctatgtgatccaacgtactagtgagaattgcatgtctactttgcctgctttccttgcttttccttaattcatttcatttgcttttacttttattaagtcattcttttatttatggggtatgtgtacacctcttggcttgtaatagatagggctcggagagcatttttattcccttttcctcttccccatttgttttagttagcaaatgtaataggttcattagcttgattgcttgcttttgttgctacgtgctaatttgctttattaggcttttgcatttagtcgagcatgctaagtgttatgtgctacgtgtttataggtgattggcatgtctacttacttgctatagtcatagatgaatgtgatggatgaatgcgtcaacgtggctagtccaacgctggtcatggttcttcccctcgagctctcgcaagtccaatgcttgtgagagaattttagaaaagggctagtccaatgctagacccaataggccgtcccctctcgttagtacatacttgcatgtttcactacatttcatacatttttcttagttttctagcatttggcatgctcctccaatcctttccccttcattttaggttttttgcattctcatgctagttatagggtacaattgcttgagagtcccctttcggtaagggaaacgagcgagtgtggctacaaaatagccttagcacgctagttcttccttctaatcaaagggaaaattaaaaatcatgaagttagaagtcattcccgtacccgacttgatgcactcctctaggttcatgcacctccattttaccatatcactttttcattttttttatctacattttctcactacttatatttttctcactccacatgccatgttcacacatttctcttctttccctatcacttatttattttctacctcacaaattgcacccaattgtacttagatgcatttactactattataccatattttcatccacttgcacacaaacaccttcattttctcaattggcacacatgcacttttcttacatttgcacacattgcacttttcttacatttgcacacattgcacctttcttacatttgcacacattgcacttttcttacatttgcacacttgcacttacatttgtatttctatcttattttgcattcctcttacatttttcacacttgcactcatatttgggtcttcatttgcattacccgtgacctctatgagagttttccttattggccatcacaactcatgtgattgggaccaaaaagcctaataagagacattttagatttaggattgcatttttttcgcatccattagtcacatccaacatgcaacacatattttgggtagaaaaattgagaaaagaagggctaagtcacgcaactagctttgactagggtaagggagtgccttgggctttgcctttgccttctcccttatcaaatgtgacccccgatccctttctttggttacgtagacctaaaagttctttaaaaagggtttgtttgcttttctttccaaaaatcatttttgggtgacttggtacaccctaactctataccaagtggcgactccattttccattcaaaaaccctttttgaactttgtttggccaaaccgtcgcatttcacaatcccacggccttttattttcatttttacacacgttcacatacatatcccacacactattTTCACactcaaaaaatggggcgcgacatccGCACATCGGAAAGAAATGAGTAGAATGAGGACATAATAAGTGAGAATGATCCATAGACCCAATGCCTTAAGATTTTGGGTTGGATGTGGTGTTAAACCCATGGTTGTGTTCCATTCTAGCTCATGGTTAAATTCTCTCCGAGTTTGGCTCTCTCAGAGCTCAACAAATTTCTTATCCATGCTAGTGGAAGTGTTTGCGTTTCAAATGGCACAGTTTTTCTTACTTTCTCTAAACAAAAAATGCTTCGGTATGGTTCTTTGAGGATGTCAAGAGATACTACCTCAAAATTATCAAGTAGAGTTCTCTGTTTCCGGGGACAATATAGTGGCTTCATCTTACTGCATCCTATTGGATTAAAAAGCTAATTCTACATTAAAACATTGTGTAGAGATGTCCAAATGTTAGATGTGCTTTTTTGATTTGGCTCTTTGTGGCTGTGTCTTTGAATGTattaatttgaaattcaaatcctGGATACAGATATATCAATTCATAGAAACTTGGTTGGAGTGACATGACAAACATTTCATTCAAAAAGCAAATAGCACATTGCCTGATGCATATGTTTTCTACTTAGAGCATACTATCAGCTCCAGAGGGCAATCTTCTGAAGAGGTTGCTGGGTATTGAAGGCATCTTGCTCCTGAATCTTGGGTGACGCAGAAAGTAGAAGCCTGCTAGCAGAGTCACTAGTTTGAAAGGTGTGACATAAAGAATTATTGCTGTGCATAGGCAGAAGACTATGAAGAGGCAGGTGGCTCTTGGATCTCTCCAGCTAAGCAGAGCATGAAACCTCTCCCCTTGAGTTGCCATATCTCCAACTACAGTTTGGATTTTTCCTGCCACACTACGAAGTCTATCATACCTCATCCTTATAACATCTTGAGGTTTGGATGTGGGAAAAGTGTCAAATTCTTCATCTAGTTCATCTGGATGAACCGCTTCAGCCCATGAAAGTTTAGTGTCCATATGTGGAGGATGCCTTGGCCTGAATCGGTAATTCCATATTCCAATGAGGAACATGTaaagaaaaatggttggaaGGATCAACTCAGGGTAGCATATCAATATGCAGAATAGGACATGCACTAGAACGGAGGTCACTGGGTTTTTCCAGTGACGAACTTCACCAAGCCATTTACTCATGGACACCATGCCTGTGAAGAGGGAAACAATTCTGAAGAAGTTTGCTTTGCTTCTTCTCATGCTCCACATGTGGGAATCTACATCAAGCATGTATTCCACAACCTCTTTCCTTAATGGAGGCTCAGCTCGTCCGAGCCTGGATGCTACTATGTTCATGGCTTCATATCTCAAACTGTCTAATTGGCTTACAGTGAACGGATGCAGATAATGCATTTTTGGCAGTAATGGACGACCATAAAGGTATATCATATGTGTAAGTGATAAGCAGGTAAAGCGAAAGGCAATTTGAAGTTCACCCATTTTCTTAACCCCTGATGGTTGCAGAACCAGAAGTGGGTAAGAATGGGTATAAATCCTGTCTGTTTCAAGTGTTGATAGCCTGATTCTCACCTTTCCAATTCTGGAGTCCCTTCCAGGTCCACCTCCAGCCGCTGGTTTTTCGTTGCCTCCCAAGTGGCAGTTATCAAAAACCCCCAGTGTGATAACTGTACAAGGGTCATAAACTTCCCAGGTGTATTGTTCATTCCATTTAGGACTGAAGCTTTCAACAATTGTTCTGGTTCTTACCCACTTCTGTCCATATTTAGCTACACAGTATGCATCTGTTGTTCCTCGACCATCCTTAGTTTTCATTGGTTGTAGCCCTTGTGCACTTAAGATCCCCACTTCTAGGATCCCAATTGGCTGCTTCCATAACTGGCGAGCAGTTGGGCGCTGATCACTTATGTACATAGTTGATTCATCTAGTACATGGTAAGCACCTTCAAGACAGGCTCGGATATGAATCCTAGTAGAGAATTTGTGCTCCTTTCTCCTATCTGCCTCCAGAACTCCGAACCCAAACTTTTCGAGGTTGAACCAGCTAGAATGAACTGGCCGGTGATCTAACCTTCTTTCAAAGATGTTAAGTGGCAAGCTTTTCCTGCCTACAAGTTCATCTTTCGTTGGGCTTGATTTGTTTTCAACTGTAAGTAC is part of the Coffea eugenioides isolate CCC68of chromosome 6, Ceug_1.0, whole genome shotgun sequence genome and encodes:
- the LOC113773242 gene encoding FT-interacting protein 1, yielding MHAQAPSTRPDDYNIKDTKPQLGERWPHGGVRGGGGWISSERITSTYDLVEQMYYLYVRVVKAKDLPTNPVTGSCDPYVEVKLGNYKGKTQRFEKKTNPEWNQVFAFSKEKIQSSMLEVFVRDREMVARDDYLGKVVFDMNEVPTRVPPDSPLAPQWYRLEHRRGDSKVKGEIMLAVWMGTQADEAFPESWHSDAATVQGEGVYSVRSKVYVSPKLWYLRVNIIEAQDVESQDKSQLPQVFVKAQVGNQILKTKLCPTRTTSPFWNEDLIFVAAEPFEEQLVLTVENKSSPTKDELVGRKSLPLNIFERRLDHRPVHSSWFNLEKFGFGVLEADRRKEHKFSTRIHIRACLEGAYHVLDESTMYISDQRPTARQLWKQPIGILEVGILSAQGLQPMKTKDGRGTTDAYCVAKYGQKWVRTRTIVESFSPKWNEQYTWEVYDPCTVITLGVFDNCHLGGNEKPAAGGGPGRDSRIGKVRIRLSTLETDRIYTHSYPLLVLQPSGVKKMGELQIAFRFTCLSLTHMIYLYGRPLLPKMHYLHPFTVSQLDSLRYEAMNIVASRLGRAEPPLRKEVVEYMLDVDSHMWSMRRSKANFFRIVSLFTGMVSMSKWLGEVRHWKNPVTSVLVHVLFCILICYPELILPTIFLYMFLIGIWNYRFRPRHPPHMDTKLSWAEAVHPDELDEEFDTFPTSKPQDVIRMRYDRLRSVAGKIQTVVGDMATQGERFHALLSWRDPRATCLFIVFCLCTAIILYVTPFKLVTLLAGFYFLRHPRFRSKMPSIPSNLFRRLPSGADSML